One region of Sulfuriroseicoccus oceanibius genomic DNA includes:
- a CDS encoding alpha/beta fold hydrolase, whose protein sequence is MTESSERVMIPGMDGQTNVLTLRPEPGVAVRGGWLFVHGHGEYARRYVELFADSVAAGWVVVIPDLPGHGLSDGKRGHLRSFGELAALFRWCEQTLADEVGGDERIVLGGHSMGGLVVAWLVATGVVRPAAVWMGSPLLDPSYNKPWALVAMARVLDVLCPRMVISNGVDESHCYALEVGDSPEMREDVDPDADKFEREEMVHRWISMRLGMELLRAADEVWRVVPAAWPKGVPLVFTQGAKDPVCPVEVARQFVDQMAAGGHVDVRFHEMEDALHEPHRDAHREQLLEAVRSVLEQWVPVTEANASEPSPST, encoded by the coding sequence ATGACCGAAAGCAGTGAGCGCGTGATGATCCCTGGAATGGATGGACAAACCAATGTGCTCACGTTGCGACCCGAGCCGGGTGTGGCGGTGCGGGGAGGTTGGCTTTTCGTGCACGGGCATGGCGAGTATGCACGCCGTTACGTGGAGTTGTTTGCCGATTCGGTGGCGGCCGGCTGGGTGGTGGTGATCCCGGATTTGCCTGGCCACGGGTTATCGGATGGCAAGCGTGGTCACTTGCGATCGTTTGGTGAACTGGCTGCGTTGTTTCGCTGGTGCGAGCAGACATTGGCCGACGAGGTGGGGGGAGACGAGCGGATTGTGCTCGGTGGGCACTCGATGGGTGGACTGGTGGTCGCGTGGTTGGTGGCGACTGGCGTGGTACGTCCGGCGGCGGTGTGGATGGGTTCGCCTTTGTTGGATCCTTCTTACAACAAACCCTGGGCGTTGGTGGCGATGGCGCGGGTACTCGATGTGTTGTGCCCGCGGATGGTCATTTCCAACGGAGTGGATGAGTCCCATTGTTACGCATTGGAGGTGGGCGATTCGCCTGAGATGCGTGAGGATGTGGATCCGGATGCGGACAAGTTCGAGCGCGAGGAGATGGTGCACCGATGGATTTCGATGCGCTTGGGCATGGAGTTGCTGCGCGCTGCCGATGAGGTGTGGCGCGTGGTGCCGGCGGCGTGGCCCAAGGGTGTGCCGTTGGTTTTCACCCAGGGGGCGAAGGATCCGGTATGCCCGGTGGAAGTGGCGCGCCAGTTTGTTGACCAGATGGCGGCGGGTGGGCACGTGGACGTGCGCTTCCACGAGATGGAAGATGCGCTGCACGAGCCGCATCGCGACGCGCATCGCGAGCAGTTGTTGGAGGCGGTGCGCAGTGTGCTGGAGCAGTGGGTGCCGGTTACAGAAGCAAACGCATCGGAACCATCTCCGAGTACGTGA
- a CDS encoding GNAT family N-acetyltransferase, whose protein sequence is MATSSAKAEEAIITAATLDDLPELVDLLVDLFELEADFDPNPAAQRKGLRLLIENPSRGRVFVVRHQGRVVGMANVLFTVSTALGGFALVLEDLVIAPHERGHGFGHKLLNYVIDFSRKKEVSRITLLTDRISVESQKFFQEFGFTYSEMVPMRLLL, encoded by the coding sequence ATGGCCACATCCTCCGCTAAAGCCGAAGAGGCGATCATCACCGCCGCCACCCTGGACGACCTCCCGGAACTCGTCGATCTCTTGGTCGATTTGTTTGAACTGGAAGCCGACTTCGATCCCAACCCAGCAGCCCAGCGCAAAGGCCTGCGCCTGTTGATCGAAAACCCAAGTCGCGGGCGCGTATTTGTCGTACGTCATCAGGGGCGCGTGGTCGGCATGGCGAATGTTTTGTTCACCGTGTCCACTGCGCTCGGCGGGTTTGCCCTGGTTTTGGAAGACCTCGTCATCGCTCCACATGAGCGCGGCCACGGATTCGGCCACAAACTGCTCAACTACGTGATCGACTTCAGCCGCAAGAAAGAAGTCTCACGCATCACCTTGCTCACCGACCGCATCTCCGTCGAATCACAGAAGTTCTTCCAAGAGTTCGGCTTCACGTACTCGGAGATGGTTCCGATGCGTTTGCTTCTGTAA
- a CDS encoding DNA topoisomerase IV subunit B has product MADAASHNYTEDSIRSLDWKEHIRMRPGMYIGKLGDGTSYDDGIYILLKEVIDNAIDEFVMGFGREVQIDIDDEGRVEVRDFGRGIPLGKLMDCAAKINTGAKYDSEAFKKSVGLNGVGIKAVNALSESFEIQAYREGSTRAIHFSQGEVVEEMKRAKKSDDPSGTRLAFNVDRTIFPSRTRVRPEIVARMCRHYSYLNTGLTLIFNGKRFRSKNGLLDLLKEEMKEDSIYPAIHLADTDIEVAFTHTATSGEDYFSFVNGQNTHQGGTHLAAFREGIVKTLREFYKKNYDPADIRAGLTAAVSVRIQEPVFESQTKTKLGSTNIAPDGETIRTFVSNFLKLHLDNYLHQNPKVAEAIQKRIVAAEKERKELKGIQKLARERARKAKIHNKKLRDCRAHLDSKHKRRAETTIFITEGDSASGSITKSRDAETQAVFSLRGKPLNSYSLSRKIVYENEEFNLLQHALNIEDGIEGLRYQRVVIATDADVDGMHIRLLLLTFFLQFFREMVEAGHLYILETPLFRVRNKKETRYCYTEEERANAIAALGAKAEITRFKGLGEISPDEFHHMIGPDMRLQPVTLDEAEHIKETLAFYMGKNTPDRQMFIINHLKEDVVRSDV; this is encoded by the coding sequence ATGGCCGACGCAGCATCCCACAACTATACCGAAGACAGCATCCGCTCGCTCGATTGGAAGGAGCACATCCGCATGCGCCCCGGGATGTACATCGGAAAACTCGGCGATGGCACGTCCTACGACGACGGCATCTACATCCTGCTCAAAGAGGTCATCGACAACGCCATCGATGAGTTCGTCATGGGCTTCGGCCGCGAAGTGCAAATCGATATCGATGACGAGGGCCGGGTGGAAGTGCGCGACTTCGGCCGCGGCATCCCATTAGGCAAACTGATGGACTGCGCCGCCAAAATCAACACCGGTGCAAAGTACGATTCGGAAGCATTCAAAAAATCCGTCGGCCTCAACGGTGTCGGTATCAAGGCGGTCAACGCGCTCTCCGAGTCATTTGAAATCCAGGCCTATCGGGAAGGCTCGACCCGCGCGATCCACTTCTCCCAGGGCGAAGTGGTCGAGGAAATGAAGCGCGCCAAGAAGAGCGACGATCCGTCGGGCACACGCCTCGCCTTCAACGTCGACCGCACCATTTTCCCAAGCCGTACCCGCGTCCGACCAGAAATCGTCGCGCGCATGTGCCGCCACTATTCCTATCTCAACACGGGCCTCACGCTCATCTTCAACGGCAAGCGCTTCCGCTCGAAGAATGGCCTGCTCGATCTTTTGAAGGAAGAGATGAAGGAAGACTCGATCTATCCCGCCATTCATCTGGCGGATACGGACATCGAAGTCGCCTTCACCCATACCGCTACCAGCGGCGAGGACTATTTCTCGTTCGTCAACGGCCAGAACACCCACCAGGGCGGCACCCACCTCGCCGCATTCCGCGAAGGCATCGTCAAAACCCTGCGTGAGTTTTATAAGAAAAACTACGACCCGGCGGACATCCGCGCCGGCCTCACAGCCGCGGTCTCAGTGCGTATCCAGGAGCCGGTCTTCGAATCCCAAACCAAGACCAAGCTCGGATCCACCAATATTGCCCCGGACGGCGAAACCATCCGCACGTTCGTCAGCAACTTCCTGAAGCTCCATCTGGACAACTACCTCCACCAGAACCCAAAGGTCGCCGAAGCCATTCAAAAACGCATCGTCGCCGCCGAAAAAGAACGCAAGGAACTCAAAGGCATCCAGAAACTCGCCCGCGAACGCGCACGCAAAGCGAAGATTCATAACAAAAAGCTGCGGGACTGCCGCGCCCACCTCGACAGCAAACACAAGCGCCGCGCGGAAACCACCATCTTCATCACCGAGGGCGATTCCGCATCCGGATCGATCACCAAATCCCGCGACGCCGAAACCCAGGCAGTCTTCTCTCTCCGCGGGAAGCCGCTCAACTCCTACAGCCTGAGCCGGAAAATCGTCTACGAGAACGAGGAGTTCAACCTGCTCCAACACGCCCTCAATATCGAGGACGGTATTGAAGGCCTGCGCTACCAGCGAGTCGTCATCGCAACCGATGCCGACGTCGACGGCATGCACATTCGTTTGTTGCTGCTTACCTTCTTCCTTCAGTTCTTCCGCGAGATGGTGGAAGCCGGTCATCTCTACATTCTTGAGACACCGCTCTTCCGCGTCCGCAACAAAAAGGAGACCCGCTATTGCTACACGGAAGAAGAGCGTGCCAACGCCATCGCAGCCCTTGGAGCCAAGGCGGAAATCACACGATTCAAGGGCCTCGGTGAAATCTCTCCTGATGAGTTCCACCACATGATCGGCCCCGACATGCGACTCCAACCGGTCACCCTCGACGAAGCGGAACACATCAAGGAAACCCTCGCCTTCTACATGGGCAAGAACACCCCGGACCGCCAGATGTTCATCATCAACCACCTCAAGGAAGACGTGGTACGCTCGGATGTCTGA
- the der gene encoding ribosome biogenesis GTPase Der, translating to MSDQAAQPESKKDVHRSEDIPVIAIVGRPNVGKSALFNKLSKRRLAIVHDQPGVTRDRLATECRATKSRALLIDTGGIGATLDDGFSEQVRAETEVAIQTADLILFILDGQEGPHPIDQTLAADLRQSGRPVRMVVNKIDESVHDRRVDEFAAMGFEDPIAVSAAHGRGFDHLVKEIDRILADQGVAVDRDKARDAEAEEDASKRPIQLAIVGKPNVGKSSMVNALLGDQRAIVSDVAGTTRDAFDVPFTFNEMDYTLIDTAGLRPRSRRDTSVEVFSAMRTESSIRRADICALVIDCSKGVTAQDRKIARIILDEGKPCFIVLNKFDLFHPDGEHRARMEEISEHVSRELFFLHYAPFVAVSAKTGEFLPRIFHTIDKIRGASKHKLGTGELNRLFKKAMAKNPPPLIGKKKRLKLLYVTMTKPERPTQIAAPTFVLFINNESLMSDSYQRYLENQIRDRLPYKGLPLNFVLRSRAKKSEL from the coding sequence ATGTCAGACCAAGCAGCCCAGCCCGAATCCAAAAAGGACGTCCACCGCAGTGAAGACATCCCGGTGATCGCCATTGTCGGCCGCCCGAATGTCGGCAAGTCCGCGCTCTTCAACAAACTCTCGAAGCGCCGCCTCGCCATCGTTCACGACCAGCCAGGCGTCACCCGTGACCGCCTCGCCACCGAATGCCGCGCCACCAAGTCGCGCGCGTTGCTCATCGACACCGGGGGTATCGGCGCCACCCTCGACGACGGGTTCTCGGAACAAGTCCGAGCAGAAACAGAAGTCGCCATTCAGACCGCCGACCTCATTCTTTTCATCCTCGACGGCCAGGAAGGACCTCACCCAATCGACCAAACTCTCGCCGCAGACCTGCGCCAGTCCGGCCGCCCGGTGCGCATGGTCGTCAACAAAATCGACGAATCCGTGCACGATCGCCGCGTCGATGAGTTCGCCGCCATGGGCTTCGAGGATCCAATTGCCGTCTCTGCCGCCCACGGCCGCGGGTTCGACCACCTGGTCAAAGAAATCGACCGCATCCTCGCCGATCAAGGCGTCGCCGTCGACCGCGACAAAGCCCGCGATGCCGAAGCGGAAGAAGACGCCTCCAAGCGCCCGATCCAGCTCGCCATCGTCGGCAAACCAAATGTCGGCAAATCCAGCATGGTCAACGCCCTGCTTGGCGACCAGCGTGCCATCGTTTCCGACGTCGCCGGCACCACCCGCGACGCATTCGACGTGCCGTTCACGTTCAACGAAATGGACTACACGCTGATCGACACCGCCGGCCTGCGCCCACGCTCGCGCCGCGACACATCGGTCGAAGTCTTCTCCGCAATGCGCACCGAATCGTCGATCCGCCGTGCGGATATCTGCGCTCTGGTCATCGATTGCTCGAAAGGCGTCACCGCCCAGGACCGCAAAATCGCACGCATCATCCTCGACGAAGGCAAGCCCTGCTTCATCGTCCTCAATAAGTTCGATCTCTTCCACCCGGACGGCGAACACCGCGCCCGCATGGAGGAAATCAGCGAACACGTCAGCCGCGAGTTATTCTTCCTCCACTACGCGCCATTCGTTGCCGTCTCCGCCAAGACCGGTGAGTTCCTGCCACGTATCTTCCACACCATCGACAAAATCCGTGGTGCCTCGAAGCACAAGCTGGGCACTGGTGAGTTGAACCGATTGTTCAAGAAAGCGATGGCCAAGAACCCGCCACCGCTCATCGGCAAGAAGAAGCGCCTCAAGCTGCTCTACGTCACCATGACCAAGCCGGAGCGCCCGACTCAAATCGCCGCGCCGACTTTCGTGCTCTTCATCAACAACGAAAGCCTGATGAGCGACAGCTACCAACGCTACCTGGAAAACCAGATCCGCGACCGGCTGCCGTACAAAGGTCTGCCGCTCAACTTCGTCCTGCGCTCGCGCGCCAAGAAGTCGGAGCTGTAA
- a CDS encoding CDP-alcohol phosphatidyltransferase family protein, protein MTVTLATKITILRILLVPVFVGFAIYYAESVRAGAAVEAYRYGAMAAFATASISDGIDGFIARKFHQESFLGRWLDPLADKALMLSAILVLSFTPWPYHFPLWFPILVISRDLSLIAGAILIKLVHGKVEIDPHWSGKIATIGQIAAISWVLLQWDHPTYIVAFAGLFTAISSIIYMRGFLRQIHPAESEPSA, encoded by the coding sequence ATGACAGTCACGCTTGCCACCAAGATCACGATCCTGCGCATCCTACTGGTGCCGGTATTTGTGGGCTTTGCGATTTACTACGCGGAGTCGGTGCGGGCTGGAGCTGCGGTCGAGGCCTACCGCTACGGCGCCATGGCGGCCTTTGCCACCGCTTCGATCAGCGACGGGATCGACGGCTTCATCGCGCGCAAGTTCCATCAGGAAAGTTTTCTCGGTCGTTGGCTCGACCCACTGGCCGACAAGGCATTGATGCTCTCGGCCATCCTCGTGCTGAGCTTCACCCCGTGGCCCTACCACTTCCCGCTGTGGTTCCCGATTCTGGTCATTTCGCGCGACCTCAGCCTGATCGCGGGCGCCATCCTGATCAAACTGGTCCACGGAAAAGTGGAAATCGACCCACATTGGTCAGGAAAAATTGCGACGATCGGCCAAATCGCGGCTATATCTTGGGTTCTCCTGCAGTGGGACCACCCGACTTACATTGTCGCGTTTGCCGGGTTGTTCACTGCCATTTCCTCGATCATCTACATGCGCGGGTTCCTCCGCCAGATCCATCCGGCCGAATCCGAGCCCAGCGCATGA